The Ranitomeya imitator isolate aRanImi1 chromosome 3, aRanImi1.pri, whole genome shotgun sequence genome has a window encoding:
- the LOC138672313 gene encoding keratin, type II cytoskeletal cochleal-like translates to MSHHSILSSSGHKHFSSCSVALPKHSSSHSILSHSSKHTGHGHKAQHCFSSSSAHNIGSKGHKISFGSLHKSGHGSGFGGMGGGLGGQSGCGGINPVTVNECLLAPLNLEINTNIQRVRNDEKNQIKGLNNQFASFIDKVRFLEQQNKMLETKWSLLQEQRTARCQIEPLFEAFISNLRSQLENLTCERARLDSERNNMERTVEDLRRSYEEELNRRTAAENEFVSIMRDVDSAFMKKAELQARADSLSDEINFLRTLYDAEISQLQAQISDTSVVVSMDNSRDLDMDSIIAEVRAQYEEIASRSRAEAEAMYQSRFNELRMVAGRNGDDLQSSRNEIAGLIQTIQRLKEEIECAKAQRAALEAAIAVAEERGEAAVRDAKMKLSELESALQMAKQDMARQLREYQELMNVKLALDIEIATYKKMLEGEECRMSGDSSVNISVLHSSTGGKHHSGGHHGGHHHSHHHHKSSSKHHSGHNHHC, encoded by the exons ATGTCTCATCACTCCATCCTCTCCTCCTCTGGACACAAGCACTTCAGCTCTTGTTCTGTAGCTTTACCCAAACATTCCAGCTCCCACAGCATCTTATCCCACTCTTCTAAACACACTGGCCATGGACACAAGGCTCAACATTGCTTCAGCAGCTCAAGTGCTCACAACATTGGATCCAAGGGTCACAAGATATCATTTGGAAGTCTACATAAAAGTGGACATGGATCTGGATTTGGAGGAATGGGTGGTGGTCTTGGAGGACAATCAGGATGTGGAGGTATCAACCCTGTGACTGTGAATGAATGTCTTCTGGCTCCACTTAACTTGGAGATTAACACTAACAtccaaagagttagaaatgatgagAAGAACCAAATTAAAGGACTCAACAATCAGTTTGCTTCCTTTATTGACAAG GTGAGATTTCTGGAGCAGCAAAATAAGATGCTGGAAACCAAATGGTCCCTTCTGCAAGAACAAAGGACAGCCCGCTGTCAGATCGAACCTTTGTTTGAGGCTTTTATCAGCAACCTCAGAAGTCAACTGGAGAACCTGACATGTGAGAGAGCTCGTCTGGACTCAGAGAGAAACAACATGGAAAGAACTGTTGAAGACCTGAGAAGAAG CTATGAAGAAGAGCTGAACCGTCGCACAGCAGCAGAGAATGAATTTGTCAGTATAATGAGA GATGTTGACTCTGCCTTTATGAAAAAAGCTGAACTTCAGGCCAGGGCTGACTCTCTCTCTGATGAAATCAACTTCCTAAGGACTTTATATGATGCG GAGATTAGTCAGCTCCAGGCTCAGATCTCAGACACCTCAGTGGTTGTGTCCATGGACAACAGCCGAGACCTGGACATGGACAGCATCATCGCCGAGGTCAGAGCTCAATATGAAGAGATTGCCAGCAGGAGCAGAGCTGAGGCCGAGGCCATGTACCAGTCAAGG TTTAATGAGCTTCGTATGGTGGCTGGAAGAAATGGAGATGATCTGCAAAGCAGCAGAAATGAGATCGCTGGACTTATTCAAACAATCCAGAGACTTAAAGAAGAGATTGAGTGTGCTAAGGCCCAG CGTGCTGCCCTGGAAGCTGCCATCGCAGTGGCTGAAGAACGTGGTGAAGCTGCTGTCCGAGATGCCAAGATGAAATTGTCAGAACTGGAGTCTGCCCTACAGATGGCCAAGCAGGACATGGCTCGCCAGCTGAGAGAATACCAGGAGCTGATGAATGTCAAGCTGGCTCTGGATATTGAGATCGCCACTTATAAGAAAATGCTGGAAGGGGAAGAATGCAG GATGTCTGGTGACAGCTCTGTGAATATAT CGGTTCTTCACTCCAGCACTGGAGGAAAACATCATTCAGGAGGCCACCATGGTGGACATCACCATTCTCATCACCACCATAAATCCAGCAGCAAACATCACTCTGGCCACAACCACCATTGTTGA